Proteins encoded together in one uncultured Desulfosarcina sp. window:
- a CDS encoding type I restriction enzyme HsdR N-terminal domain-containing protein: MGGHHLILGELEDYLTGEVLADTHDERYRQKIARFLVEEKGYAKAEIAPRRPLVVAAGTRKGQLAVDFTIAVDGRMVMVIKYAPGSLVTRHRPTLAISRLIAPHRVPVVVVTNGESADILDGTGGGLIATGFDGIPSREMLARQLDGMDFEPVSDARREMEARIVYAFEIEGSCPCDDSTCRIP; this comes from the coding sequence ATGGGAGGACATCATCTGATACTGGGCGAGCTTGAGGATTACCTCACCGGTGAAGTGCTGGCGGATACGCACGACGAGCGCTACCGCCAGAAGATCGCCCGTTTTCTGGTCGAGGAGAAGGGCTATGCGAAAGCGGAAATTGCGCCGCGCAGGCCGTTGGTCGTTGCCGCCGGCACCCGGAAAGGGCAACTGGCGGTGGACTTTACCATTGCCGTTGACGGTCGCATGGTCATGGTGATTAAATATGCGCCTGGTTCCCTGGTGACTCGCCATCGGCCGACGTTGGCTATTTCCCGCTTGATTGCGCCGCATCGGGTCCCCGTGGTCGTGGTGACCAATGGCGAGTCGGCGGATATCCTCGACGGCACCGGCGGCGGCCTGATCGCAACGGGATTCGATGGGATTCCATCACGGGAGATGCTGGCGCGGCAACTGGACGGGATGGATTTCGAGCCTGTGTCTGACGCGCGGCGCGAGATGGAGGCCAGAATCGTTTACGCTTTTGAAATCGAAGGTAGTTGTCCCTGTGACGACAGCACCTGCAGGATCCCATGA
- a CDS encoding nucleoside deaminase, which yields MTRQPFSDTDRQMMTRALTLARQALAAGEFPVGCVIAAGDTVVAKGHRTGTSTGQGNEIDHAEINAIRQLNRSHPGLDRSTLAIYCTMEPCLMCFSAILLSGIPRIVYAYEDVMGGGTGCDRSRLAPLYRDARLRVTPGVFRGQSLALFHRFFADSGNAYWADSLLCRYTLDQLPE from the coding sequence ATGACCCGGCAACCCTTTTCGGATACGGACAGGCAAATGATGACCCGGGCCCTTACACTTGCCCGGCAGGCCCTGGCGGCCGGCGAGTTTCCCGTCGGATGCGTGATCGCCGCCGGCGACACGGTTGTGGCTAAAGGGCACCGTACGGGTACTTCCACGGGGCAGGGCAACGAAATCGACCATGCCGAAATCAACGCCATCCGGCAGCTCAATCGGTCCCATCCGGGTCTTGACCGTTCCACTTTGGCGATCTATTGCACCATGGAACCCTGCCTGATGTGTTTCTCGGCCATCCTGCTCAGCGGCATTCCCAGAATCGTTTACGCCTATGAAGATGTCATGGGCGGTGGGACCGGCTGCGACCGGTCCAGGCTGGCGCCCCTGTATCGCGATGCCCGGCTGAGGGTAACCCCCGGTGTTTTCAGGGGCCAGAGCCTGGCGCTTTTTCATCGCTTTTTCGCCGATTCCGGGAACGCTTACTGGGCGGACAGCCTGTTGTGCCGTTACACGTTGGATCAACTGCCCGAATAA
- the infC gene encoding translation initiation factor IF-3: protein MDRRRPDTTRINQGIRVREVRLIDPEGNQVGILPIHQALAQANDYGLDLVEISPNAKPPVCKIMDYGRFKYEQTKKQQEAKKKQTTFQIKEIKVRPKTGEHDLETKMGHIRKFLDRKDKVKVTVMFRGREITLSDRGRELLQYIAEELEEIAVVEQYPKFEGRTMMMVLAPK, encoded by the coding sequence ATGGATAGGAGGCGTCCCGATACCACGCGGATCAACCAGGGCATCCGGGTGAGGGAAGTCCGCTTGATCGATCCCGAAGGCAACCAGGTTGGTATTCTTCCGATTCATCAAGCATTGGCCCAGGCGAACGATTACGGTTTGGATCTCGTCGAGATTTCGCCCAACGCGAAACCGCCGGTATGTAAAATCATGGACTACGGGCGGTTCAAATACGAGCAGACCAAAAAACAGCAAGAGGCCAAGAAAAAACAGACGACTTTTCAGATCAAAGAGATCAAGGTGCGGCCAAAAACCGGCGAACACGATCTCGAGACAAAGATGGGACATATCCGCAAATTCCTTGACCGTAAAGACAAGGTCAAGGTCACCGTGATGTTTCGGGGGCGGGAAATCACGCTTTCAGACCGCGGCAGAGAATTGCTGCAATACATCGCCGAAGAGTTGGAAGAAATAGCCGTTGTGGAGCAATACCCCAAATTCGAGGGGCGGACGATGATGATGGTGCTGGCGCCCAAATAG
- the rpmI gene encoding 50S ribosomal protein L35: protein MPKIKTNRAAAKRFKKTGSGGYTFSKSHHSHILTSKTRKRKRSLKKMQLVKKSDMREIRLLLPNG from the coding sequence ATGCCGAAAATCAAAACCAACCGGGCGGCTGCCAAGCGTTTCAAAAAGACCGGCTCCGGAGGATACACGTTTTCAAAGTCTCACCACAGCCACATTCTGACCAGCAAAACCCGGAAACGGAAACGGTCGTTGAAGAAGATGCAGCTGGTTAAGAAGAGCGATATGCGTGAAATCCGGCTGCTGCTGCCCAATGGGTGA
- the rplT gene encoding 50S ribosomal protein L20, which produces MRIKRGFKARRRRKKVLKLAKGFRGGHSKLFRTAADTVDRALQYAYRDRKQRKRQFRRLWIARINAAARMNDLSYSRFISGLKKADVNLDRKVLADLAVSDPSGFAQIAALASQQG; this is translated from the coding sequence ATGCGTATTAAAAGAGGATTTAAAGCGAGAAGACGTCGCAAGAAAGTGTTGAAACTGGCCAAGGGCTTTCGCGGCGGCCACAGCAAGCTGTTCCGGACGGCGGCGGATACGGTCGACAGAGCGCTGCAATATGCCTATCGGGACCGCAAACAACGCAAACGCCAGTTTCGTCGGCTGTGGATTGCCCGCATCAACGCCGCAGCGCGTATGAACGACCTGTCCTACAGCCGTTTTATCAGCGGATTGAAAAAGGCCGATGTGAATCTGGATCGCAAGGTGCTTGCCGATCTGGCAGTGTCCGACCCCTCCGGGTTTGCCCAGATTGCCGCACTGGCGTCTCAGCAGGGGTAA
- the pheS gene encoding phenylalanine--tRNA ligase subunit alpha has translation MENNIERIYADAMEDLASATDAEAIDRLATQYLGRKGSITQFLRNISKLPAEERPQAGKRANEIKRCLEEAFTKAQERSKEASKKVTDRIDVSLPGRVPERGSLHPITRITNRICDIFSRMGFDVVEGPEVESDYYNFEALNIPKNHPARDMQDTFYVSDNVVLRTHTSPTQPRVMENQPPPVRIIAPGKVYRCDSDLTHTPMFHQVEGLLVDRKVSFSDLKGTLTAFVHQMFDEQTTLRFRPSFFPFTEPSAEVDIRCVICRGKGCRVCSQTGWLEVLGSGMVHPAVFENVGYDTSRYTGFAFGMGVERIAMLKYGIDDIRRYFDNDYRFLSQF, from the coding sequence GTGGAAAACAACATAGAACGGATATACGCGGATGCCATGGAGGATCTGGCTTCGGCGACCGATGCCGAAGCGATCGACCGGCTTGCTACCCAGTACCTCGGCAGGAAGGGGAGCATCACGCAATTTCTGAGAAATATTTCAAAGCTTCCCGCCGAGGAGCGCCCTCAGGCCGGCAAACGGGCCAACGAAATCAAACGCTGCCTGGAAGAAGCCTTTACGAAGGCGCAGGAGCGCTCCAAAGAAGCGTCCAAAAAGGTGACGGACCGCATCGACGTCTCCCTGCCGGGCCGGGTGCCGGAAAGAGGTTCCCTGCACCCCATTACCCGGATCACCAACCGCATTTGCGACATTTTTTCCCGGATGGGATTCGACGTGGTCGAAGGCCCGGAAGTAGAATCCGATTATTACAATTTCGAGGCCCTGAACATCCCCAAGAACCACCCTGCCCGGGATATGCAGGATACCTTTTATGTGTCCGACAATGTGGTGCTGCGCACCCATACCTCACCCACCCAGCCGCGGGTGATGGAAAACCAGCCGCCGCCGGTGCGCATCATCGCTCCCGGCAAGGTGTACCGCTGCGATTCCGATCTGACCCATACTCCCATGTTTCACCAGGTGGAGGGGTTGCTGGTGGACCGCAAGGTCTCTTTTTCCGACCTCAAGGGGACGCTGACCGCTTTTGTTCATCAGATGTTCGACGAGCAGACCACCTTGCGTTTTCGGCCCAGCTTTTTCCCCTTTACCGAACCCAGCGCAGAAGTGGATATCCGCTGCGTGATCTGCCGCGGAAAAGGCTGCCGGGTTTGCTCGCAAACCGGTTGGCTCGAGGTGCTGGGTTCCGGCATGGTCCATCCGGCGGTATTCGAAAATGTGGGGTATGACACCAGCCGATACACGGGATTCGCCTTCGGCATGGGTGTGGAGCGCATCGCCATGCTGAAGTATGGTATCGACGATATTCGGCGCTATTTCGACAACGATTACCGATTCCTGAGTCAATTCTAA
- the pheT gene encoding phenylalanine--tRNA ligase subunit beta: MKVSLSWLNEYVPITMGVSELADALTMAGLEVEAVEDRYAFLDAVVVGKVTEVLPHPNADRLKLCRVDSGSETATVVCGAPNVAVGMNVPLAKVGTRLPNGAVLQETVIRGETSAGMLCSEKELELGDDGSGLMVLDSDLRPGLCLKEALHLSDFTLEIGLTPNRPDCLSMIGVAREIAAIQGVALKFPEFSLPDADGSIDVLTSVAIESPDHCPRYAARLLEDVSVSPSPYWLQERLRSVGVRPINNLVDVTNFVMLETGQPLHAFDFDNLAGHRIVVRTAAEGEPFTTLDNKDRRLSDQMLMICDGEKPVAVGGVMGGLNSGIEDTTTRVLIESACFDPISIRKTSKALGLNTDASHRFERGVDPDGTLFALDRAAGLMAELGRGRLVAGVIDEDFRKAEPLVLSLSVPATNDLLGTDLDRDAMAGLLESVAFQVSPDGDETLRVQVPSFRVDVFRPQDLMEEVARLSGYDRIPVTFPQIPAQGTNVAALRDHRNRVREILCAFGFSETINYSFISAESADRIGLDADDPRRSHVVLLNPISEEQSVMRTTLVPGMLETAQRNIARQQNDLRLFETGKAFLPQPEAILPLEKEMLVGLWTGSRAKTAWHTRETACDFYDVKGVVEGLALSLGVGQPAFTAQPDDACRYTRAGHTAGVLLDGQLLGIVGEVDAAVVEQYNLKQRVFVFELDLELLSRRVPDSKQMTPIPRFPSTSRDITVIVDQEVESNRLMDAVVGFGEALVEDLSLFDVFAGDPIPAGKKSVSFRIVYRSAEKTLEDDTVNEIHHRLTQRLIAEFGATLPA; the protein is encoded by the coding sequence ATGAAAGTAAGTTTGAGCTGGCTGAACGAATATGTACCCATCACGATGGGAGTTTCCGAGCTTGCTGATGCCTTGACCATGGCGGGGCTTGAAGTGGAGGCCGTGGAAGATCGCTATGCCTTCCTGGACGCGGTGGTCGTGGGCAAGGTCACCGAGGTGCTGCCTCATCCCAATGCCGACCGTTTGAAACTGTGCCGGGTGGACAGTGGGAGCGAAACCGCTACGGTGGTTTGCGGCGCGCCCAATGTGGCGGTGGGAATGAATGTCCCGCTGGCGAAAGTCGGTACCCGGCTGCCCAATGGTGCGGTGCTGCAGGAGACGGTGATTCGCGGCGAAACGTCAGCAGGGATGCTGTGCAGCGAAAAGGAATTGGAATTGGGGGACGATGGCTCCGGCCTGATGGTGTTGGATTCGGATTTGCGGCCGGGCCTGTGCCTGAAAGAGGCGCTTCACCTTTCCGATTTTACCCTGGAAATCGGCTTGACACCCAACCGCCCCGACTGCCTGAGCATGATCGGCGTGGCCCGCGAGATTGCCGCCATCCAGGGCGTGGCCTTGAAATTTCCTGAATTTTCGCTTCCCGATGCCGATGGAAGCATCGATGTGCTGACCTCGGTGGCCATCGAGTCGCCGGACCACTGCCCCCGATACGCGGCGAGGCTGCTGGAAGATGTCAGCGTATCCCCGTCGCCCTACTGGCTTCAGGAGCGCCTGCGCAGTGTGGGGGTGCGGCCCATCAACAATCTGGTCGATGTGACCAATTTCGTCATGCTGGAAACTGGACAGCCGCTGCACGCCTTTGATTTCGACAACCTGGCCGGGCATCGTATCGTGGTGCGCACGGCGGCCGAGGGCGAACCGTTTACCACCCTGGACAATAAGGATCGTCGGCTGTCCGATCAGATGCTCATGATCTGCGATGGCGAAAAGCCGGTGGCCGTCGGTGGCGTAATGGGCGGGTTGAACTCGGGAATCGAGGACACCACCACCCGGGTGCTCATCGAAAGCGCCTGTTTCGATCCGATCAGCATCCGCAAGACATCCAAAGCCTTAGGGTTGAACACCGATGCCTCCCACCGCTTCGAAAGGGGGGTGGATCCGGACGGCACGCTCTTCGCGCTCGACCGGGCGGCCGGATTGATGGCGGAATTGGGCCGTGGGCGGCTGGTTGCCGGCGTTATCGATGAAGATTTCAGAAAGGCCGAACCGCTGGTGCTTTCCCTGAGCGTACCGGCAACCAACGATCTTCTGGGAACCGACCTGGACCGGGATGCCATGGCCGGGCTGCTGGAAAGTGTTGCCTTCCAGGTCAGCCCGGACGGAGACGAAACGCTGCGCGTCCAGGTGCCGTCGTTTCGCGTGGACGTTTTTCGGCCGCAGGATCTGATGGAAGAGGTGGCCCGGCTCTCCGGCTACGACCGCATTCCGGTCACTTTCCCACAGATCCCGGCCCAAGGGACCAACGTTGCCGCGTTGAGGGATCATCGCAACCGGGTTCGGGAGATTCTTTGTGCTTTCGGTTTTTCCGAGACCATCAATTACAGTTTTATCAGTGCCGAGTCGGCCGACCGCATTGGACTGGATGCCGATGACCCGCGCCGCAGCCATGTGGTTCTGCTCAACCCGATTTCCGAGGAGCAGTCGGTAATGCGGACCACCCTGGTTCCCGGCATGCTGGAAACGGCTCAGCGCAATATCGCGCGGCAGCAGAACGATTTGCGTCTGTTTGAAACCGGCAAGGCGTTTCTTCCCCAACCGGAAGCGATTCTGCCCCTGGAAAAGGAGATGCTGGTGGGGCTTTGGACCGGTTCCCGCGCCAAGACCGCCTGGCATACCCGTGAAACCGCCTGCGATTTTTACGATGTCAAAGGGGTCGTGGAAGGGCTGGCGCTCTCTCTGGGCGTCGGTCAACCGGCCTTCACGGCGCAGCCGGACGATGCGTGCCGCTACACCCGCGCCGGCCATACGGCCGGGGTGCTTCTCGATGGACAGCTGCTCGGCATTGTCGGAGAAGTGGATGCGGCGGTCGTGGAGCAATACAACCTCAAACAGCGCGTGTTCGTTTTCGAATTGGATCTGGAATTGCTGAGCCGACGGGTGCCTGATTCCAAACAGATGACGCCGATTCCCCGTTTTCCCTCGACATCCAGGGATATCACCGTTATTGTGGACCAGGAGGTTGAATCCAACCGCCTGATGGATGCGGTGGTCGGCTTCGGCGAAGCCCTGGTCGAGGATTTGTCTCTGTTCGATGTGTTCGCCGGCGATCCCATTCCGGCCGGCAAAAAGAGTGTTTCCTTCCGGATCGTCTACCGGTCTGCCGAAAAGACCCTGGAGGATGACACCGTAAACGAGATCCATCATCGGCTCACCCAACGATTGATTGCCGAATTCGGTGCGACGCTGCCGGCCTGA
- a CDS encoding MerR family transcriptional regulator, protein MQEDAHGVPRIPDKFYFRIGEVSEIVDVPPYVLRFWETEFKQIKPKRTRAGQRMYRRQDVELVLRIKHLLYDRKFTIEGARQHLKRKTGSAKGTPTAKKSPAISEIREELIRIRQMIDASSR, encoded by the coding sequence ATGCAAGAAGATGCTCACGGTGTTCCCCGGATACCCGACAAGTTCTATTTCAGGATCGGCGAAGTCAGTGAGATCGTCGACGTCCCTCCCTATGTGCTTCGGTTCTGGGAAACGGAGTTCAAGCAGATCAAACCCAAGCGAACCCGGGCGGGTCAACGCATGTACCGCAGGCAGGATGTTGAGCTGGTATTGCGGATCAAGCACCTTCTCTACGATAGAAAATTCACCATCGAAGGGGCCCGGCAGCATTTGAAGCGCAAGACCGGCAGTGCGAAAGGGACGCCGACGGCAAAAAAGTCCCCGGCGATCTCCGAAATCAGGGAAGAATTGATTCGCATCCGGCAGATGATCGATGCTTCAAGTCGCTAA
- the rimP gene encoding ribosome maturation factor RimP — protein sequence MAKRGRKQKSKHQEKKTTHFLLDDEARKRRQAVVDSVVRLAEPLCQSEGLELVHVEYQREPGGVTLRIYLDKTGGVTLDDCVDVSRQLEDLLDVHASDLPPYRLEVTSPGVDRPVGKLEDYRRFTGQRARIRLAEPVDGRKNFTGVLDGVSEEKIRLKMDDGIVHLDFSDILRARLINFNGEH from the coding sequence ATGGCCAAGCGTGGCCGCAAGCAAAAATCGAAGCACCAGGAGAAGAAGACGACCCATTTTCTTTTGGACGACGAAGCGCGCAAACGCCGGCAGGCGGTTGTCGATTCGGTCGTCCGCCTGGCGGAGCCATTGTGCCAAAGTGAAGGCCTGGAGCTGGTCCACGTGGAATATCAGCGGGAGCCGGGGGGAGTGACCCTGCGCATCTACCTGGACAAGACGGGAGGAGTGACCCTGGACGACTGCGTCGATGTCAGCCGCCAGCTGGAAGACCTGTTGGATGTACACGCCAGCGATCTTCCTCCCTATCGGCTGGAAGTTACCTCGCCGGGGGTCGACCGACCGGTGGGCAAGCTCGAGGATTATCGACGGTTCACGGGCCAGCGGGCCAGGATTCGTTTGGCGGAGCCCGTTGACGGCCGTAAAAATTTTACCGGCGTGCTGGACGGGGTTTCCGAAGAAAAAATTCGGTTAAAGATGGATGACGGGATTGTCCATCTCGATTTCAGCGATATCCTAAGGGCGCGGCTGATTAATTTTAACGGAGAACACTGA
- the nusA gene encoding transcription termination factor NusA: MFIADIKRVVEQVSRDKGIDVEILIRALEEALRSAARKKFGSKVDIEAQYSPDTGEIEVFQFKEVVEEVDEPDLQIGLEEGRKLDPDCEIGDSLGTKMDTSTFGRIAAQSAKQVIIQKMKDAERDAVYSSYIDRKGEVINGIVQRVDRGNIIVNLGTTEAILPTREQIPRENYRRGDRIRALILDVLYDTRGPQIVLSRTHPDLLINLFKTEVPEISEGIVEVKGAAREPGSRAKFAVSSHDSDIDPVGACVGMKGSRVQNVVQELRGEKIDIITWHVDAAKYVCNALAPAEISRVIIDEENNAMEVIVPDEFLSVAIGKRGQNVRLASKLTGWHLDVNSESKYDEMMKRGYESLVNIPGVGAGLADAFFEKGIYSAEELAESSVEELVEIRGIGQEKAPVLLENARQYVIEAAEAAERQRLEEETRAVEESEQPEEGGGDEVQAETPADESSEASDSDMAASEDTP, encoded by the coding sequence ATGTTTATAGCAGATATCAAACGTGTGGTGGAGCAGGTAAGCCGGGACAAGGGCATCGATGTGGAGATATTGATCCGCGCCCTGGAAGAGGCGCTGCGTTCGGCTGCCCGGAAAAAATTCGGCAGCAAGGTCGATATCGAGGCCCAGTACAGCCCCGACACGGGTGAAATCGAAGTTTTCCAGTTTAAAGAGGTGGTCGAAGAGGTGGACGAGCCGGATCTGCAGATCGGTCTCGAGGAGGGGCGCAAGCTCGATCCCGATTGCGAGATCGGTGACAGCCTCGGAACCAAGATGGACACGTCCACCTTCGGCCGCATTGCCGCCCAGTCGGCCAAACAGGTGATTATCCAGAAGATGAAAGATGCGGAGCGGGATGCGGTCTATTCCAGTTACATCGACCGCAAGGGCGAGGTCATCAACGGTATCGTTCAGCGGGTGGACCGGGGCAACATCATCGTCAATCTGGGCACGACCGAGGCCATTTTACCCACCCGGGAGCAGATCCCCCGCGAAAACTACCGGCGGGGAGACCGGATTCGGGCTTTGATCCTGGATGTGCTTTACGATACCCGCGGTCCTCAGATCGTTCTTTCGCGCACCCATCCCGATTTGCTGATCAACCTGTTCAAGACGGAAGTTCCTGAAATCAGCGAGGGAATCGTGGAGGTCAAAGGCGCTGCCCGGGAGCCGGGAAGCCGGGCCAAGTTTGCCGTCTCTTCCCACGATTCCGATATCGATCCGGTCGGCGCCTGCGTCGGCATGAAAGGCAGCCGTGTGCAGAATGTCGTGCAGGAACTCCGCGGAGAGAAGATCGATATCATCACCTGGCATGTGGATGCGGCCAAGTATGTTTGTAATGCGCTGGCGCCCGCGGAAATATCCAGGGTGATCATCGACGAGGAAAACAATGCCATGGAGGTGATCGTCCCGGACGAGTTTCTCTCGGTGGCCATTGGCAAGCGGGGCCAGAACGTGCGCCTGGCTTCGAAACTCACCGGATGGCATCTGGATGTCAATTCGGAATCCAAATATGACGAAATGATGAAGCGCGGCTACGAATCCCTGGTCAACATCCCCGGAGTCGGCGCCGGTCTGGCCGATGCCTTTTTTGAAAAGGGCATCTACTCGGCGGAAGAGCTGGCCGAATCCAGCGTCGAGGAGCTGGTTGAAATCCGCGGCATCGGACAGGAGAAAGCGCCGGTGTTGCTGGAAAACGCAAGGCAGTACGTTATCGAAGCAGCCGAGGCGGCCGAAAGGCAGCGCCTGGAAGAGGAAACCCGAGCTGTGGAAGAATCGGAACAACCCGAAGAGGGGGGCGGCGACGAGGTTCAAGCGGAAACGCCTGCGGACGAATCCAGCGAAGCCTCCGATTCCGATATGGCAGCGTCGGAAGATACCCCGTAA
- the infB gene encoding translation initiation factor IF-2 produces the protein MAKIRVYEFARELNMTNRELLDKIRGLDIEVNSHMSSLEDDVVAKVKSVLFGAKDDQLEEKRVRPTVIRRRRVAAPQEAETPEPETVSAKAPESPPVEAQETAPEPEKEKTPVAKKPVIKKRKAEESAKIISKPKEETPEAAEPEVQEAAPEEPAEAAVEPEATAPPEPEAPVAEEPPVEKSEAPPAEPTEPPPAAEAPPEVKEPKAPAVKSKKAKKEAAAKIIKLPIQPVPPVKPSARITPTAPPSQPYPPRPEPDESPDTGKEKKKKGWRKKEGEAPRYGKKQGGFRKREIVEGAALYSGKRGRKGRKGSKLKSIPTGQKTQITTAKAIKRRVKVDETIVLSELAKRMGIKANEMIVKLMGLGVMATVNQTIDYDTAVLVAGEFGYEVEKASFEEEVILKKTTEDDPEKLASRPPVVTIMGHVDHGKTSLLDVIRKTRVTEGEAGGITQHIGAYHVQTDKGVIAFLDTPGHEAFSAMRSRGAKVTDIVVLVVAADDGVMPQTVEAINHSKASNVPIIVAVNKMDKPDADPDRVQRELSEHGLVPEAWGGDAIFVMVSAKQNTGIEELLEMILLQAEILELKANPDKLASGHVVEAKLDSGRGPVATVLVQDGTLRAGDSVVCGMHYGKIRVLQDDLGRTVESAGPSMPVEIVGLSGVPMAGDELVALADEKDARQVSQHRMQKQRSKELAKTNRLSLEGLFEKMQKGEVKDLNLIIRADVDGSIEALRDSLVKLSNDEVSINVVHAATGTITESDISLAAVSNAIIIGFNVRPNAKVQELAAEENVDMRFHNVIYNVIKEVKDAIVGMMESIYEERVLGRAEVRQTFHVPKVGTIAGCYVTDGKIQRGQLMRLLRDGIITFEGKNSSLRRFKDDVKEVQSGYECGIGIENYNDIKVGDVIESYYVEEIRPEVE, from the coding sequence ATGGCAAAAATCAGAGTATATGAATTTGCCAGAGAACTGAACATGACGAACAGAGAGCTTCTGGACAAGATCCGGGGCCTCGATATCGAAGTGAACAGTCATATGAGTTCTCTGGAAGATGATGTGGTGGCCAAGGTCAAGTCGGTGCTTTTCGGCGCCAAGGACGATCAGCTCGAGGAAAAGCGTGTACGGCCCACCGTGATTCGCCGGCGCAGGGTTGCTGCGCCCCAAGAAGCCGAGACCCCCGAACCCGAAACCGTTTCCGCAAAAGCGCCGGAATCCCCCCCGGTGGAAGCGCAGGAGACGGCTCCGGAACCGGAGAAGGAAAAGACGCCGGTCGCGAAGAAACCGGTGATCAAAAAGCGCAAGGCGGAGGAGTCCGCCAAAATTATATCCAAACCCAAGGAGGAGACGCCCGAGGCCGCCGAACCCGAGGTGCAGGAAGCCGCGCCGGAAGAGCCTGCCGAGGCCGCAGTCGAGCCGGAAGCCACTGCCCCGCCGGAACCGGAAGCTCCTGTGGCCGAAGAACCGCCGGTCGAAAAATCGGAAGCCCCCCCGGCAGAGCCGACAGAGCCGCCGCCGGCTGCCGAGGCGCCGCCCGAGGTCAAGGAACCGAAAGCCCCGGCGGTCAAATCCAAGAAGGCCAAAAAGGAAGCGGCGGCCAAGATTATCAAACTGCCGATCCAGCCGGTGCCGCCCGTGAAACCATCGGCGCGTATCACGCCGACCGCACCGCCGTCGCAGCCCTATCCACCGAGACCGGAGCCTGACGAATCTCCGGATACCGGGAAAGAAAAGAAAAAGAAAGGGTGGCGCAAAAAAGAAGGCGAGGCTCCGCGTTATGGCAAAAAACAAGGCGGGTTCCGTAAGCGGGAGATCGTGGAAGGGGCCGCGCTTTACAGCGGCAAACGCGGCCGCAAGGGGCGCAAGGGCAGCAAACTGAAGTCCATACCAACGGGTCAGAAGACCCAGATCACCACCGCCAAAGCCATCAAACGGCGGGTGAAGGTCGATGAAACCATTGTATTGTCGGAATTGGCCAAACGCATGGGCATCAAGGCCAACGAAATGATCGTCAAGCTCATGGGGCTGGGCGTCATGGCGACGGTCAACCAGACCATTGACTACGATACAGCGGTGCTGGTGGCCGGCGAGTTCGGCTACGAAGTGGAAAAGGCCTCCTTCGAAGAAGAGGTGATTCTCAAGAAAACGACGGAAGATGATCCTGAAAAACTGGCTTCTCGTCCCCCCGTGGTGACCATTATGGGCCATGTCGACCACGGCAAGACATCCCTTTTGGACGTGATCCGCAAAACCCGCGTGACCGAGGGCGAAGCCGGCGGTATCACCCAGCATATCGGCGCCTATCATGTCCAAACCGATAAGGGCGTGATCGCCTTTCTGGACACCCCCGGCCATGAGGCCTTTTCGGCCATGCGTTCCCGCGGCGCCAAAGTGACCGACATCGTCGTTCTCGTGGTGGCTGCCGACGACGGGGTGATGCCCCAGACCGTGGAGGCGATCAACCACTCCAAAGCCTCCAACGTGCCGATCATCGTGGCCGTCAACAAGATGGACAAGCCCGATGCCGATCCGGACCGGGTTCAGCGCGAACTCAGCGAACACGGCCTGGTTCCCGAGGCCTGGGGCGGCGATGCCATTTTTGTCATGGTGTCGGCGAAACAGAATACGGGCATTGAAGAGCTGCTCGAAATGATTCTGCTGCAGGCGGAAATTCTGGAACTCAAGGCCAATCCGGACAAACTGGCCAGCGGGCATGTCGTCGAAGCCAAACTGGATTCGGGGCGGGGACCGGTGGCCACGGTACTGGTTCAGGACGGCACCCTGCGCGCCGGCGATTCTGTCGTTTGCGGCATGCACTACGGCAAGATCCGTGTCCTCCAGGACGATCTGGGGCGTACGGTGGAATCGGCCGGTCCCTCCATGCCGGTGGAGATCGTGGGCCTGTCCGGCGTACCCATGGCCGGCGACGAACTGGTGGCCCTGGCCGACGAAAAGGATGCCCGCCAGGTGAGCCAGCACCGCATGCAGAAGCAGCGCTCCAAGGAGCTGGCCAAAACCAACCGGCTCAGTCTGGAAGGGCTGTTCGAAAAGATGCAAAAAGGGGAGGTCAAAGACCTCAACCTCATTATCCGTGCCGATGTGGACGGCTCTATCGAGGCCCTGCGGGATTCGCTGGTCAAGCTTTCCAATGACGAGGTCAGCATCAATGTGGTTCACGCCGCCACCGGTACCATTACCGAGTCGGATATTTCTCTGGCCGCGGTATCCAATGCCATTATCATCGGCTTCAATGTGCGTCCCAATGCCAAGGTACAGGAGCTGGCCGCCGAGGAAAACGTGGATATGCGGTTCCACAACGTGATCTACAATGTCATCAAAGAGGTCAAGGATGCCATCGTCGGTATGATGGAATCGATCTACGAAGAACGGGTGCTTGGCCGCGCAGAGGTGCGCCAGACCTTCCATGTACCCAAGGTGGGCACGATTGCCGGCTGCTATGTAACCGACGGCAAGATTCAACGCGGACAGCTCATGCGGCTGCTTCGGGACGGCATTATTACTTTTGAAGGCAAGAACAGCAGCCTTCGCCGGTTCAAGGACGACGTCAAGGAAGTTCAGTCCGGCTATGAATGCGGCATCGGCATTGAAAATTACAATGACATCAAGGTCGGGGACGTGATCGAAAGTTACTATGTCGAAGAGATCCGGCCCGAAGTGGAGTAA